One genomic window of Streptomonospora nanhaiensis includes the following:
- a CDS encoding substrate-binding domain-containing protein: MRRPTIADIAQAAGVSKGSVSYALNGKPGVSEATRLRVLAIAEELGWAPSTAARALSDGRADAIGMVVGRPARTLGLEPFFMELMSGVQTALAETSTSLLLQVTPDQEQEVRTYRNWHAQSRVDGVLVVDLLTEDRRPAALAEMGLPAVLVGGPLPGAAQPCVWSDDAASVARAVGYLAGLGHRRVSRVAGPAALLHTHRRTAAFEEAAAALGLSDWATVHADYSDASGAQATRRLLSRRPAPTALVFDNDLMAVAGLGVAHELGFAVPADLSVVAWDDSPLCRMTRPALTAVSRDVKGYGEHAARVLRELLAGGAVTDTAAAPATLVERASTAPPPR, translated from the coding sequence GTGCGCCGTCCCACCATCGCCGACATCGCCCAGGCAGCGGGGGTCTCCAAGGGCTCGGTCTCCTACGCGCTCAACGGCAAGCCGGGGGTCTCCGAGGCCACCCGGCTGCGCGTGCTGGCCATCGCCGAGGAGCTGGGCTGGGCGCCGAGCACGGCCGCCCGCGCGCTCTCCGACGGCCGCGCCGACGCCATCGGCATGGTGGTGGGCCGCCCGGCGCGCACGCTCGGCCTGGAGCCGTTCTTCATGGAGCTGATGTCGGGGGTGCAGACGGCGCTGGCCGAGACCTCCACGTCGCTGCTGCTCCAGGTGACCCCCGACCAGGAGCAGGAGGTGCGCACCTACCGCAACTGGCACGCCCAGAGCCGCGTCGACGGGGTGCTGGTGGTGGACCTGCTGACCGAGGACCGGCGCCCGGCCGCCCTCGCGGAGATGGGGCTGCCCGCGGTGCTCGTCGGCGGCCCCCTGCCCGGGGCCGCGCAGCCCTGCGTGTGGTCCGACGACGCCGCCTCGGTGGCGCGGGCCGTGGGCTACCTGGCCGGCCTGGGCCACCGGCGGGTGAGCCGGGTGGCCGGGCCGGCCGCGCTGCTGCACACCCACCGGCGCACGGCGGCGTTCGAGGAGGCCGCCGCGGCGTTGGGGCTGTCGGACTGGGCGACCGTGCACGCCGACTACTCCGACGCCTCCGGCGCCCAGGCCACCCGGCGGCTGCTGTCGCGGCGCCCGGCGCCCACGGCGCTGGTCTTCGACAACGACCTGATGGCGGTGGCCGGGCTGGGTGTGGCCCACGAACTGGGGTTCGCGGTGCCCGCCGACCTGTCGGTGGTGGCCTGGGACGACTCCCCGCTGTGCCGCATGACGCGGCCGGCGCTCACGGCGGTCAGCCGCGACGTCAAGGGCTACGGCGAGCACGCGGCGCGGGTCCTGCGGGAGCTGCTGGCGGGCGGCGCGGTCACCGACACGGCGGCGGCCCCGGCCACGCTGGTCGAGCGCGCCAGCACGGCCCCTCCGCCCCGCTGA
- a CDS encoding PQQ-dependent sugar dehydrogenase, translating into MPHNRWARRASAAAAAAVLGALTAISPASANDPSDPGAASADAPLPLDRLRIATTVTDADLDRPTAVAAPDDGSGRLFITEKEEGTVRVYHPDTGLAAEPLLDIGDRISVEGNEQGLLGIAPSPDFAEDPALYVAYTATDWTLTLSRFPLEAPDQTTVPAGAEEVLLTQEHAEFNNHNGGDVHFGPDGHLYWSLGDGGGAGDPLNNGQNLGTLLGTIVRIDVSRACGDLPYCVPEDNPFVGVADARPEIWVYGLRNPWRFSFDPVDGSLWIGDVGQGFHEEVDHLPAGEGGANFGWPCREGPALYDEARCDAGADYEEPVFSYTHEGSGCSVTGGVVYRGEEYADIAGGTYVVTDYCSNIAWGIRPTGGGEYEAAEIGALPIQVTAFGADGSGELYVVNDLPGRLYRVSFEALPPPVDCAVDYTVDSQWGSGFTASVVVTNTGDDPIDGWTLAWDYTGGQRVTNGWQARVAQEGASVTAANLDWNRVIAPGGTVRFGVHGSHTGANPAPAEFSLNGSVCEG; encoded by the coding sequence ATGCCGCACAACCGATGGGCGCGCCGGGCGTCCGCCGCCGCCGCGGCGGCGGTGCTCGGAGCGCTGACCGCGATCAGCCCCGCGTCCGCGAACGACCCCTCCGACCCCGGGGCCGCGTCCGCCGACGCGCCGCTTCCCCTGGACCGGCTGCGGATCGCCACCACGGTGACCGACGCCGACCTCGACCGGCCCACCGCCGTGGCCGCGCCCGACGACGGCAGCGGCCGGCTGTTCATCACCGAGAAGGAGGAGGGGACCGTCCGCGTCTACCACCCCGACACCGGGCTCGCGGCCGAACCCCTGCTGGACATCGGCGACCGGATCTCCGTCGAGGGCAACGAGCAGGGCCTGCTCGGCATCGCGCCCTCCCCCGACTTCGCCGAGGACCCCGCCCTCTACGTCGCCTACACCGCCACCGACTGGACGCTGACGCTCTCGCGCTTCCCGCTGGAGGCCCCCGACCAGACCACCGTGCCGGCCGGCGCCGAGGAGGTCCTGCTCACCCAGGAGCACGCCGAGTTCAACAACCACAACGGCGGCGACGTCCACTTCGGCCCCGACGGCCACCTCTACTGGAGCCTGGGCGACGGCGGCGGCGCGGGCGACCCGCTGAACAACGGGCAGAACCTCGGCACGCTGCTCGGCACCATCGTGCGCATCGACGTCAGCCGCGCCTGCGGCGACCTGCCCTACTGCGTGCCCGAGGACAACCCCTTCGTCGGTGTCGCCGACGCCCGGCCCGAGATATGGGTCTACGGCCTGCGCAACCCGTGGCGGTTCTCCTTCGACCCGGTCGACGGGTCGCTGTGGATCGGCGACGTCGGCCAGGGCTTCCACGAGGAGGTCGACCACCTCCCGGCGGGCGAGGGCGGCGCCAACTTCGGCTGGCCCTGCCGCGAGGGCCCCGCACTCTACGACGAGGCCCGCTGCGACGCCGGTGCCGACTACGAGGAGCCGGTGTTCTCCTACACCCACGAGGGCAGCGGCTGCTCGGTCACCGGCGGCGTGGTCTACCGGGGCGAGGAGTACGCCGACATCGCGGGCGGCACCTATGTCGTGACCGACTACTGCAGCAACATCGCCTGGGGGATCCGCCCCACGGGCGGCGGCGAGTACGAGGCCGCCGAGATCGGCGCGCTGCCCATCCAGGTGACGGCCTTCGGCGCCGACGGGTCCGGCGAGCTGTACGTGGTCAACGACCTGCCCGGACGGCTCTACCGCGTCTCCTTCGAGGCGCTGCCGCCGCCGGTGGACTGCGCCGTCGACTACACCGTGGACAGCCAGTGGGGCAGCGGGTTCACCGCGTCGGTGGTGGTGACCAACACCGGCGACGACCCGATCGACGGCTGGACCCTGGCGTGGGACTACACCGGCGGGCAGCGGGTCACCAACGGCTGGCAGGCCCGGGTCGCCCAGGAGGGGGCCTCGGTCACGGCCGCCAACCTCGACTGGAACCGGGTGATCGCGCCGGGCGGCACCGTGCGGTTCGGCGTGCACGGCAGCCACACCGGCGCCAACCCGGCTCCGGCGGAGTTCTCGCTGAACGGCTCGGTCTGCGAGGGCTGA
- a CDS encoding LacI family DNA-binding transcriptional regulator — MPAPGEGGAVGLVLARPARLLSVEPFFMEFIGGIEERLAERDMAVLLHIVDSPAAEAAAYERWAERGLVDAVAVVNLRVGDERPAVLARLGLPAVLVGTWPGEPAAPAVRTDDAAPVHEALAHLLELGHRRVARISGPPELLHTRARTAALEEGCRRAGIAPPVVLAGDYSHEAGAELTARLLRAAEPPTAVLYDNDVMAVAGLAAAKELDVAVPSDVSLVAWDDSTLCRLASPPLTTMSVDVHQYGTAVAESVLECVDGRPVAERWSPAARYVARGSTARPGVRAAV; from the coding sequence GTGCCCGCCCCCGGGGAAGGGGGCGCGGTCGGGCTGGTCCTGGCGCGGCCCGCCCGCCTGCTCAGCGTCGAGCCGTTCTTCATGGAGTTCATCGGCGGGATCGAGGAGCGCCTGGCCGAGCGCGACATGGCGGTGCTGCTGCACATCGTCGACTCCCCCGCCGCCGAGGCCGCCGCCTACGAGCGCTGGGCCGAGCGGGGCCTGGTCGACGCGGTGGCCGTGGTCAACCTGCGCGTGGGCGACGAGCGCCCGGCGGTGCTGGCGCGGCTGGGGCTGCCCGCCGTGCTCGTGGGCACCTGGCCCGGCGAGCCCGCCGCACCGGCGGTGCGCACCGACGACGCAGCGCCCGTACACGAGGCGCTGGCACACCTGCTGGAGCTGGGGCACCGGCGGGTGGCGCGGATCAGCGGGCCGCCCGAACTGCTGCACACCCGGGCGCGCACGGCGGCGCTGGAGGAGGGCTGCCGCCGGGCCGGGATCGCCCCGCCGGTGGTCCTGGCCGGCGACTACTCCCACGAGGCCGGGGCCGAGCTGACGGCCCGGCTGCTGCGCGCCGCCGAGCCGCCCACCGCGGTCCTCTACGACAACGACGTGATGGCGGTGGCCGGCCTGGCGGCCGCCAAGGAGCTGGACGTCGCGGTGCCCTCCGACGTGAGCCTGGTGGCCTGGGACGACTCCACGCTGTGCCGCCTGGCCTCGCCCCCGCTGACGACCATGAGCGTGGACGTGCACCAGTACGGGACCGCGGTCGCGGAGTCGGTGCTGGAGTGCGTCGACGGCCGCCCGGTGGCCGAGCGCTGGTCCCCCGCCGCCCGCTACGTCGCGCGGGGCAGCACCGCCCGGCCCGGGGTGCGCGCGGCCGTGTGA
- a CDS encoding AGE family epimerase/isomerase, whose product MDPSADDPAPPEWTRAQRERLVAWAERARHPHGFAWLDDTGRPRAEEGVHTWITARAAHVGALHALHADGADGTGRRAAALAEHGVARLRESLRDPVHGGWFSRLDLDGTPADTGKAAYQHAFVLLAGATGTAAGIPGAAALLADAAAVVDSRFWDESAGRAAEAFDRDWTGAEPYRGANSNMHLVEAFLAAGAATGEPAWARRALGVAAFLIGEQAAGHGHRLPEHYTADWAVLPEYNRDRPADPFRPYGWTPGHSLEWARLLLHVEAALADPPEWLLPAAEALFATAARESWARDGADGFCYTLDWSNRPVIRARMHWVAAEAVAAATALHRRTGAPGYAGHADRWWRYVRAHLVDDAAGNWRHELDAGNRPAATVWAGRPDVYHAYTALAFAEGLAAPGFALRTAEGSGAR is encoded by the coding sequence ATGGACCCATCCGCCGACGACCCCGCTCCCCCGGAGTGGACGCGCGCGCAGCGGGAGCGGCTGGTGGCCTGGGCCGAGCGCGCCCGCCACCCCCACGGGTTCGCCTGGCTGGACGACACCGGCCGGCCCCGCGCGGAGGAGGGCGTCCACACCTGGATCACCGCCCGCGCCGCCCACGTGGGCGCGCTGCACGCCCTGCACGCGGACGGCGCCGACGGCACCGGCCGCAGGGCCGCCGCCCTCGCCGAGCACGGGGTGGCGCGGCTGCGGGAGTCGCTGCGCGACCCCGTCCACGGCGGCTGGTTCTCGCGCCTGGACCTCGACGGCACGCCCGCCGACACCGGCAAGGCCGCCTACCAGCACGCGTTCGTGCTGCTGGCCGGCGCCACCGGCACGGCGGCGGGGATCCCCGGCGCCGCCGCCCTGCTCGCCGACGCCGCCGCCGTGGTGGACTCCCGCTTCTGGGACGAGTCGGCCGGGCGCGCGGCCGAGGCGTTCGACCGCGACTGGACCGGCGCCGAGCCCTACCGCGGGGCCAACAGCAACATGCACCTGGTCGAGGCGTTCCTCGCGGCCGGGGCCGCCACCGGCGAACCCGCCTGGGCGCGGCGGGCGCTGGGCGTCGCCGCGTTCCTCATCGGCGAGCAGGCCGCCGGGCACGGCCACCGGCTGCCCGAGCACTACACCGCCGACTGGGCGGTGCTGCCCGAGTACAACCGCGACCGCCCCGCCGACCCGTTCCGCCCCTACGGCTGGACGCCGGGCCACTCGCTGGAGTGGGCGCGGCTGCTGCTGCACGTGGAGGCGGCGCTGGCCGACCCGCCGGAGTGGCTGCTGCCGGCGGCCGAGGCGCTGTTCGCCACCGCCGCGCGGGAGTCCTGGGCGCGCGACGGCGCCGACGGGTTCTGCTACACCCTGGACTGGTCAAACCGCCCGGTGATCCGCGCGCGCATGCACTGGGTGGCCGCCGAGGCGGTGGCGGCGGCGACCGCGCTGCACCGGCGCACCGGCGCACCCGGCTACGCCGGGCACGCCGACCGGTGGTGGCGCTACGTGCGCGCGCACCTGGTCGACGACGCGGCCGGCAACTGGCGCCACGAGCTCGACGCCGGCAACCGGCCCGCCGCCACCGTGTGGGCTGGCCGGCCCGACGTCTACCACGCCTACACCGCGCTGGCGTTCGCCGAGGGCCTGGCCGCCCCTGGGTTCGCGCTGCGCACCGCCGAAGGGAGCGGGGCCCGATGA
- a CDS encoding DMT family transporter has product MLSPSRAGLAWGLLGVAAFSLTVPFTRLAVAGGGMSPLFTGSARAVVAALLAAAALAATRQRPPRGAQWARLGVVAGGVVVGFPVLTSFALTQAPAAHGAVVIALLPAATAVTAVLRGRERPPLAFWATAAAGAAAAVVFAALGGGGLGGAHWADALLFAAVVAAALGYAEGGLLARELGAWQTVSWALVLAAPLMAALTGLAVLRQPPDASPLQWAAFAYLAVVSMYLGFFAWYRGLAIGPMARVSQVQLVQPVLTIGWAALLLGEHVTWATLLGGAAVVACAGTAVRARQGAAARPVVGPAPREAPEGPAR; this is encoded by the coding sequence GTGCTATCCCCCTCCCGCGCCGGACTGGCGTGGGGCCTGCTGGGGGTCGCGGCGTTCTCCCTCACCGTCCCGTTCACCCGGCTGGCCGTGGCGGGCGGCGGCATGTCGCCGCTGTTCACCGGCTCGGCCCGCGCCGTGGTGGCCGCGCTGCTGGCCGCCGCCGCCCTGGCGGCCACCCGGCAGCGCCCGCCCCGGGGCGCGCAGTGGGCCCGCCTGGGAGTTGTCGCCGGGGGCGTGGTCGTGGGCTTTCCGGTGCTGACCTCCTTCGCGCTGACCCAGGCGCCGGCCGCCCACGGCGCCGTGGTCATCGCCCTGCTGCCCGCCGCGACCGCCGTGACCGCCGTGCTGCGCGGGCGCGAACGGCCCCCGCTCGCGTTCTGGGCGACGGCGGCGGCGGGCGCGGCCGCCGCCGTGGTGTTCGCCGCGCTCGGGGGCGGCGGCCTCGGCGGGGCGCACTGGGCGGACGCGCTGCTGTTCGCAGCCGTGGTCGCCGCCGCCCTCGGCTACGCCGAGGGCGGGCTGCTCGCCCGCGAGCTCGGCGCCTGGCAGACGGTGTCCTGGGCCCTGGTGCTCGCCGCGCCGCTGATGGCCGCGCTCACGGGCCTCGCCGTGCTGCGCCAGCCCCCCGACGCCTCCCCACTCCAGTGGGCCGCGTTCGCCTACCTGGCCGTGGTCAGCATGTACCTCGGCTTCTTCGCCTGGTACCGGGGGCTGGCCATCGGCCCGATGGCGCGGGTCAGCCAGGTGCAGCTGGTCCAGCCGGTGCTGACCATCGGCTGGGCCGCGCTGCTGCTGGGGGAGCACGTCACCTGGGCCACCCTCCTGGGCGGCGCGGCCGTGGTCGCCTGCGCCGGCACCGCCGTGCGGGCCCGCCAGGGCGCGGCCGCGCGGCCGGTCGTCGGCCCGGCGCCGCGCGAGGCGCCGGAGGGTCCTGCGCGGTAG
- a CDS encoding alpha/beta hydrolase, whose product MGSRRLLRRAFAAAFTLLAAAALVPAASGTAAADSARTTGGSGPYDAGYTTTLRLPDHTIYRPVELPEDEPLPIVVWGNGACRADGTWFENILTEFASHGFLVIANGEPGGTGRTDSAMLTEAIDWAVVENSRLFSPYRGHIDTGSVAVMGQSCGGIEAYEVSDDRRVDTTVIWNSGMLSDLNNHHLARLHAPIAYFTGGPSDIAYENAIDDWGRLPAGLPAFMGHLDVGHFGTFAEPNGGEYGRVGTAWLKWRLKDDPAARAEFVGPDCGLCGTAWEVQQKNLT is encoded by the coding sequence ATGGGATCACGACGTTTGCTCCGGCGGGCGTTCGCCGCGGCGTTCACGCTGCTGGCGGCGGCCGCCCTCGTCCCCGCCGCCTCGGGCACGGCCGCGGCCGACTCCGCGCGGACGACGGGCGGGAGCGGCCCCTACGACGCCGGGTACACCACCACGCTCCGGCTGCCCGACCACACGATCTACCGCCCCGTCGAGCTCCCCGAGGACGAACCGCTGCCGATCGTCGTCTGGGGCAACGGCGCCTGCCGCGCCGACGGCACCTGGTTCGAGAACATCCTCACCGAGTTCGCCTCGCACGGGTTCCTCGTCATCGCCAACGGCGAGCCCGGCGGCACCGGACGGACCGACTCCGCGATGCTGACCGAGGCCATCGACTGGGCCGTCGTCGAGAACAGCCGGCTGTTCAGCCCCTACCGCGGCCACATCGACACCGGGAGCGTGGCGGTGATGGGCCAGTCGTGCGGCGGTATCGAGGCCTACGAGGTCTCCGACGACCGCCGGGTCGACACCACGGTGATCTGGAACAGCGGCATGCTGAGCGACCTGAACAACCACCACCTCGCCCGGCTGCACGCCCCCATCGCCTACTTCACCGGCGGCCCGAGCGACATCGCCTACGAGAACGCCATCGACGACTGGGGCCGCCTGCCCGCCGGGCTTCCGGCGTTCATGGGCCACCTCGACGTGGGCCACTTCGGCACCTTCGCCGAGCCCAACGGCGGCGAGTACGGCCGCGTGGGCACGGCCTGGCTGAAGTGGCGGCTCAAGGACGACCCGGCCGCCCGGGCGGAGTTCGTGGGCCCCGACTGCGGGCTGTGCGGCACCGCCTGGGAGGTCCAGCAGAAGAACCTGACCTGA
- a CDS encoding aminotransferase-like domain-containing protein, producing MANDSSGRIVAGLREWIAGAAPGARLPATRALVAEYGASPVTVQKALRALAAQGLVESRPGVGTFVRAAPLARPHDHGWQTAALGAPRARVPQVSAALRTVPNDVVALHAGYPDRDLLPERLVRAAFARAARGGAAVSRPPAAGLPDLQAWFAAELGAAAPPGAAPPGPGDVVVLPGSQSGLSTAFRALVGAGRPLLLESPTYWGAILAAAQSGVEVVPVPSGPHGPDPEEVDRAFARTGARAFYAQPAFANPTGAHWAPDLADRVLAAARRHGAFVIEDDWAHDLAIDADAIPLAARDEDGHVVHLRSLTKSVSPAVRVAGLTARGPARDRILAAAQAESLYVSAVLQAVALDVVTQPAWRTHLRGLRRHLAARRDLLVAALREHAPEAHVAAVPRGGLNLWVRLPDTVDLAALVADCAAAGVAVAPGDEWFPAEPTGPYLRLNYAGPNPGGFAEGARAIGAALARQR from the coding sequence ATGGCCAACGATAGCAGTGGGCGGATCGTCGCCGGACTCCGGGAGTGGATCGCCGGGGCCGCGCCCGGCGCGCGGCTGCCCGCCACCCGCGCTCTGGTGGCCGAGTACGGTGCGAGCCCGGTGACGGTGCAGAAGGCGCTGCGCGCCCTGGCCGCGCAGGGGCTGGTGGAGAGCCGCCCCGGCGTGGGCACCTTCGTGCGCGCCGCCCCCCTCGCCCGCCCGCACGACCACGGGTGGCAGACCGCGGCGCTGGGCGCGCCGCGCGCCCGCGTACCGCAGGTCTCGGCCGCGCTGCGCACCGTGCCCAACGACGTGGTGGCGCTGCACGCGGGCTACCCCGACCGCGACCTGCTGCCCGAGCGGCTGGTGCGCGCCGCGTTCGCCCGCGCCGCGCGCGGCGGCGCGGCGGTGTCCCGGCCCCCGGCCGCGGGCCTGCCCGACCTCCAGGCGTGGTTCGCCGCCGAACTCGGCGCCGCCGCCCCGCCCGGTGCCGCGCCGCCGGGGCCCGGCGACGTGGTGGTCCTGCCGGGCAGCCAGAGCGGGCTGAGCACCGCGTTCCGCGCGCTGGTCGGCGCGGGCCGGCCGCTGCTGCTGGAGTCGCCCACCTACTGGGGCGCGATCCTGGCCGCCGCGCAGTCGGGGGTGGAGGTCGTGCCGGTGCCCAGCGGGCCGCACGGCCCCGACCCCGAGGAGGTCGACCGCGCGTTCGCGCGCACCGGCGCCCGCGCCTTCTACGCCCAGCCCGCCTTCGCCAACCCCACCGGCGCCCACTGGGCGCCCGACCTGGCCGACCGCGTACTGGCCGCGGCGCGCCGGCACGGCGCGTTCGTGATCGAGGACGACTGGGCGCACGACCTGGCCATCGACGCCGACGCCATACCGCTGGCCGCGCGCGACGAGGACGGGCACGTCGTCCACCTGCGGTCGCTGACCAAGAGCGTCTCGCCCGCCGTGCGCGTCGCCGGGCTCACCGCGCGCGGCCCCGCGCGCGACCGGATCCTGGCCGCCGCCCAGGCGGAGTCCCTCTACGTCAGCGCCGTGCTGCAGGCGGTCGCGCTGGACGTCGTCACCCAGCCCGCCTGGCGCACCCACCTGCGCGGGCTGCGCCGGCACCTGGCCGCCCGCCGCGACCTGCTCGTGGCGGCGCTGCGCGAGCACGCCCCCGAGGCGCACGTGGCGGCCGTGCCCCGCGGCGGACTGAACCTGTGGGTGCGCCTGCCCGACACCGTCGACCTCGCGGCGCTGGTGGCCGACTGCGCGGCCGCCGGGGTCGCGGTGGCCCCCGGCGACGAGTGGTTCCCCGCCGAGCCCACCGGCCCCTACCTGCGGCTCAACTACGCCGGCCCCAATCCGGGCGGCTTCGCCGAGGGCGCGCGGGCCATCGGGGCGGCCCTGGCGCGGCAGCGGTAG
- a CDS encoding trypsin-like peptidase domain-containing protein → MAAPRRLAAAALVLAALACAPQPPPAAEHDHGGAGTPSAAPVPPGPATARAGAPPAEVPGGVLAGVVSVRTRGGAHRGSAFRIGLEGVVVTAAGVVAGIEAGARVRLVRADGEEVPAELLGRAGGAGIAVLRVAPGSGLPPLASGTAFSRAREGDLAVAVGAPAALAAPAAPVVLRAKRRPVALGAAGVATALAAEGRVDPAAAGGPLVSPEGQVLGVITARTPPARGGVVAIPVHRARQAAFEILRAV, encoded by the coding sequence ATGGCAGCGCCCCGGCGGCTGGCCGCCGCCGCGCTCGTACTCGCCGCCCTGGCCTGCGCCCCCCAGCCCCCGCCCGCGGCCGAGCACGATCACGGGGGCGCGGGCACGCCCTCCGCCGCGCCGGTCCCGCCGGGCCCGGCCACCGCGCGGGCCGGCGCCCCTCCCGCCGAGGTCCCCGGCGGCGTCCTGGCGGGCGTCGTGTCGGTGCGGACCCGCGGCGGCGCCCACCGCGGCAGCGCGTTCCGCATCGGGCTGGAGGGGGTGGTCGTCACCGCCGCCGGCGTCGTGGCCGGGATCGAGGCCGGCGCCCGGGTGCGCCTGGTCCGCGCCGACGGCGAGGAGGTCCCGGCCGAGCTGCTGGGCCGGGCCGGCGGCGCGGGCATCGCCGTGCTGCGCGTGGCGCCCGGCTCCGGACTGCCGCCGCTGGCCTCCGGCACCGCGTTCAGCCGCGCCCGCGAGGGCGACCTCGCCGTCGCCGTGGGCGCGCCGGCGGCGCTGGCCGCGCCCGCGGCCCCGGTGGTGCTGCGCGCCAAGCGGCGGCCCGTCGCGCTGGGGGCGGCGGGCGTGGCCACCGCGCTGGCGGCCGAGGGGCGGGTCGACCCCGCGGCGGCGGGCGGACCGCTGGTCAGCCCCGAAGGCCAGGTCCTGGGGGTCATCACCGCGCGCACGCCGCCCGCGCGCGGCGGCGTGGTCGCGATCCCCGTCCACCGCGCCCGCCAGGCGGCCTTTGAGATCCTGCGCGCGGTGTAG
- a CDS encoding ROK family transcriptional regulator, which yields MPHPAGRSGRGRGASRHGDVREVELGGAVRPIPHASTQAAVLDVIRAAGTISRVGLIAATGFTGATISTVVRRLIDDDLVVETGRAESTGGKPRVLLRLNPAARYAVGVHLDHSGITYVLTDLAGAVVARMSRTGAGTDDPPAVVARIARETAALVQGAGVEERRVLGVGLVAPGPLTAQSGMRPAPPALRGWADFRLHDAVREAAGLPVVLGNDATAAALGEYWSGAVSGSATFAAVYVCTGIGSGILINGIPYHGTSGNAGEIGHVCVAADGPECWCGARGCTEAVAGPAAVVAAARADPATARAAGLADRPRRGASSVAADFAAVARAARRGEPGPRALMDRSARYLAVATRTLATVLDLDRVVLTGQSLAVAGSIYLPAIREELDRTFFARQTHPVAVQLSTSAATAPAIGAATMVLQSELVPLHTGARIPANLTEEERTRRAPAARG from the coding sequence GTGCCGCACCCGGCGGGCCGCTCCGGCCGCGGCCGAGGCGCCAGTCGGCACGGCGACGTCAGGGAGGTCGAGTTGGGCGGCGCGGTACGGCCGATTCCGCACGCGAGCACGCAGGCGGCGGTGCTCGACGTCATCCGCGCGGCCGGCACCATCAGCCGCGTCGGGCTCATCGCGGCGACCGGGTTCACCGGCGCCACCATCTCCACCGTCGTCCGCCGGCTGATCGACGACGACCTCGTCGTCGAGACCGGCCGCGCGGAGTCCACCGGCGGCAAGCCGCGGGTGCTCCTGCGGCTCAACCCCGCCGCCCGCTACGCGGTGGGCGTGCACCTGGACCACTCCGGGATCACCTACGTGCTCACCGACCTCGCCGGCGCGGTGGTGGCGCGCATGTCGCGCACCGGCGCCGGCACCGACGACCCCCCGGCGGTGGTGGCGCGCATCGCCCGCGAGACCGCCGCGCTGGTCCAGGGCGCGGGCGTTGAGGAGCGGCGGGTGCTGGGGGTGGGCCTGGTGGCCCCGGGGCCCCTCACCGCGCAGTCGGGCATGCGCCCGGCCCCGCCGGCGCTGCGCGGGTGGGCCGACTTCCGCCTGCACGACGCCGTCCGCGAGGCCGCCGGACTGCCGGTCGTCCTGGGCAACGACGCCACCGCGGCGGCGCTGGGGGAGTACTGGTCGGGCGCCGTCAGCGGGTCCGCGACGTTCGCCGCGGTCTACGTCTGCACCGGGATCGGCTCGGGCATCCTCATCAACGGCATCCCCTACCACGGCACCAGCGGAAACGCCGGCGAGATCGGGCACGTGTGCGTGGCAGCCGACGGCCCGGAGTGCTGGTGCGGCGCGCGCGGCTGCACCGAGGCGGTGGCGGGCCCGGCGGCGGTGGTGGCGGCGGCCCGCGCCGACCCCGCCACCGCCCGCGCTGCAGGCCTGGCCGATCGGCCGCGCCGGGGCGCCTCGTCGGTGGCCGCCGACTTCGCGGCGGTGGCCCGCGCCGCGCGCCGGGGCGAACCCGGCCCCCGGGCGCTGATGGACCGCTCGGCCCGCTACCTCGCGGTCGCCACGCGCACCCTGGCCACCGTCCTGGACCTCGACCGCGTCGTGCTCACCGGCCAGAGCCTCGCGGTCGCCGGCTCGATCTACCTCCCCGCCATCCGCGAGGAGCTGGACCGCACGTTCTTCGCCCGCCAGACCCACCCCGTGGCCGTCCAGCTCTCCACGTCGGCCGCCACCGCCCCCGCGATCGGCGCCGCGACCATGGTCCTGCAGTCCGAACTCGTGCCCCTGCACACCGGCGCACGGATCCCCGCCAACCTCACCGAGGAGGAGCGGACCCGGCGCGCCCCCGCCGCACGGGGGTGA